In Candidatus Nitrosotenuis uzonensis, one DNA window encodes the following:
- a CDS encoding DsbA family protein, protein MGKNKKPAKKSGGTKFIIIGIIAAIVAVGAYSAINGNTNSGSRLSLDTSKGSPILGSESAPVTIVEFGDYQCPFCQRWNINTKPLVVRDYINTGKVNMIYMDLMVVGADSLKAHAGSYCAEEQGLYWQYHDFLYANQGHENDGWANSQNLKTLVSQMDGIDAQAFSQCLDSGKYESRAKENNNIAMKAGARSTPSFIIIGPDGKGTQITGAQPYSTFQEVIEQKLAA, encoded by the coding sequence ATGGGAAAGAACAAAAAACCTGCAAAGAAATCAGGCGGTACAAAATTTATCATAATAGGAATAATTGCCGCAATAGTGGCGGTGGGAGCATACAGCGCTATTAACGGCAATACCAATTCTGGCTCACGCCTCTCACTTGATACCTCCAAGGGCTCCCCGATATTAGGTTCCGAATCCGCACCGGTAACAATTGTAGAATTTGGAGACTACCAATGCCCATTCTGCCAAAGATGGAACATTAACACAAAACCGCTGGTTGTAAGAGACTATATCAACACAGGCAAGGTAAACATGATCTACATGGACCTTATGGTTGTGGGGGCTGACTCTCTTAAAGCGCATGCTGGAAGTTATTGCGCCGAAGAACAGGGGCTTTATTGGCAGTATCATGACTTTTTGTACGCAAATCAGGGACATGAAAATGATGGCTGGGCAAACTCGCAGAATCTAAAAACGTTAGTATCTCAAATGGATGGCATCGACGCACAAGCGTTCTCACAATGTCTTGATTCTGGCAAATATGAAAGCAGGGCAAAGGAGAACAATAACATTGCAATGAAGGCCGGTGCAAGATCTACTCCATCGTTTATAATAATTGGCCCCGACGGAAAAGGCACACAAATAACAGGCGCGCAGCCATATTCGACATTTCAAGAAGTAATAGAGCAAAAATTAGCCGCTTAG
- a CDS encoding methyltransferase domain-containing protein yields MHEYSLKHLRCIKCLGRLEADILSQGFEIEEGFLHCKNCDTRFPIIDKIAILRDLGNYLSVRPRLGGELVLVSRTDTMKSFVKKALAQIKRGQKDLSVIEKRWAQIYAKNRNSKFYMTIKNVFDSANITGTAIEHGCSIGIIAEYLARTNLHVFGIDRSYHALSYAKKSYTENLDYFVADSQEHPFGRSKFDIVVALNLFELIEPTPLLKLLSRQVAWGGLLVISDPYDYERGESSVKTPLREDSVRAELEKNGLAVTKDTTKPSFIPWTLRLYDRAILQYKVDLIIGKNNRKRHAAKIKSF; encoded by the coding sequence TTGCATGAGTATAGTCTAAAGCATCTAAGATGCATCAAATGTTTAGGCAGGCTTGAAGCTGACATCTTGAGCCAAGGCTTTGAGATCGAAGAAGGATTCCTGCACTGCAAAAACTGTGATACCAGATTTCCCATAATAGACAAGATTGCAATTCTGCGGGATCTTGGTAACTATCTGTCTGTCAGGCCAAGACTTGGCGGGGAGTTGGTACTTGTCTCGAGGACTGATACGATGAAATCTTTCGTAAAAAAGGCGTTGGCGCAAATTAAGAGAGGACAAAAGGATCTTTCAGTAATTGAGAAAAGGTGGGCACAAATCTATGCAAAAAACAGGAACTCTAAATTTTACATGACAATCAAGAATGTTTTTGATTCTGCAAATATTACTGGCACTGCAATAGAGCATGGATGCTCTATTGGAATAATTGCAGAGTATCTGGCAAGGACTAACTTGCATGTGTTTGGAATTGACAGATCATATCATGCTCTATCATACGCAAAAAAATCATACACGGAGAATCTGGACTATTTCGTGGCAGACTCGCAAGAGCATCCATTTGGCAGATCCAAATTTGACATTGTGGTAGCTCTGAACCTGTTTGAGCTAATCGAGCCGACACCACTGCTAAAATTACTCTCACGCCAGGTTGCATGGGGCGGACTACTTGTTATTTCAGATCCATACGACTATGAACGGGGAGAAAGTTCTGTAAAGACGCCGCTACGAGAGGACTCTGTGCGAGCCGAACTTGAAAAAAACGGGCTTGCGGTAACAAAAGATACAACAAAACCGTCGTTTATTCCATGGACCTTGAGACTGTATGACCGGGCCATACTACAATACAAAGTTGATCTTATCATAGGAAAAAATAATCGCAAAAGGCATGCCGCTAAAATAAAGTCATTTTGA